A window of the Henckelia pumila isolate YLH828 chromosome 3, ASM3356847v2, whole genome shotgun sequence genome harbors these coding sequences:
- the LOC140888382 gene encoding protein CfxQ homolog: MTPLHLGVDFALRSGDNSIVKLLLEFNADCSAADDAGKLPFDYIPTTGFEHEQLRQLTHTNVEEPARNNNNHDHGDSEGTQAQIMDNNNHDHVDSEGTQAQIMDQEPRNNIHDDSDAKQAKMDALDEELSKIVGLRDLKQQLRKLAKGVLLDKKRRATGINLGPRKKPHMAFLGNPGTGKTTVARILGKLLHSVGVLSSDTVIEVRRTDLVGEFIGHTGPKTRKKIEEAMGGILFIDEVYQLAPARSGSSRVDFGVEALEEIMSVLEDGDLVVIFAGYNEPMKQVFSSNEGFCRRVTHHFKFEDYSTQDLAELLTLKMTRQDEMSRLYGFKLDKGCTLDAVVSVMEKNSNEQLRNKMNGGLVDHMLNNARENLDSRLTFDSKGDDLFTIRLVDLEAGLQHVSQQAVKVWLGDKQTNILNLQLL; the protein is encoded by the exons ATGACTCCATTGCATCTTGGTGTCGACTTTGCGTTGCGATCTGGCGACAACTCGATAGTCAAGCTATTGCTAGAGTTCAATGCAGATTGCTCTGCTGCAGACGAT GCTGGCAAGCTTCCATTCGATTATATACCCACAACAGGCTTTGAACACGAACAACTGCGCCAACTTACCCACACAAATGTTGAAGAGCCGGCCAGAAACAATAACAATCATGATCATGGCGATAGTGAAGGAACACAAGCACAAATAATGGACAATAACAATCATGATCATGTCGATAGTGAAGGAACACAAGCACAAATAATGGATCAAGAGCCGAGAAACAATATTCATGACGACAGTGATGCAAAACAAGCAAAAATGGATGCGCTCGATGAGGAGTTGTCGAAGATAGTTGGATTAAGGGATCTGAAACAGCAGCTTCGGAAGTTGGCAAAAGGTGTGCTTTTAGACAAAAAACGTCGCGCGACGGGGATAAATTTGGGTCCAAGAAAGAAACCTCACATGGCTTTTCTTGGGAATCCAGGGACTGGTAAGACTACCGTGGCAAGAATATTAGGGAAGCTGCTACATTCTGTGGGAGTGCTTTCTTCCGATACCGTGATAGAAGTGAGAAGAACGGATTTGGTGGGGGAATTTATAGGCCATACTGGGCCAAAGACTAGAAAGAAg ATAGAAGAAGCCATGGGTGGTATTCTTTTCATTGATGAAGTATACCAGTTAGCACCCGCTCGGAGTGGATCAAGCCGTGTTGATTTTGGTGTTGAAGCTTTGGAAGAGATCATGTCTGTGCTAGAAGATGGAGATCTTGTGGTGATCTTCGCGGGTTACAACGAACCAATGAAACAGGTGTTTTCGTCCAACGAAGGATTCTGCAGAAGAGTGACACACCATTTCAAGTTTGAGGATTATAGCACCCAAGATCTTGCTGAATTGCTGACGCTAAAGATGACAAGACAAGACGAAATGAGTCGATTATACGGGTTTAAGCTGGACAAAGGGTGCACTTTAGATGCCGTGGTTTCAGTGATGGAGAAGAACAGCAATGAACAGCTGAGGAATAAAATGAATGGGGGATTGGTGGATCATATGCTGAACAATGCGAGAGAGAACTTGGATTCCAGGCTCACTTTCGACTCCAAAGGTGATGACTTATTTACCATCAGGCTGGTGGATTTAGAGGCTGGACTTCAGCATGTGTCACAACAAGCTGTAAAAGTCTGGTTAGGAGACAAACAAACTAATATATTGAATCTGCAGCTTCTTTAA